The following proteins come from a genomic window of Achromobacter deleyi:
- a CDS encoding ABC transporter substrate-binding protein has protein sequence MLRPCLTLLRRALAPALLALALTPVASAKDTKDKEPPIRIGEINSYKAIPAFLGPYKKGWQLALEEVNASGGVLGRKLEVFSRDDNGNPGDSVRAAQELLAREKVDLLFGGFLSNTGLALTDFAKQQQVFFLAAEPLTDKITWQEGNRYTYRLRPSTWMHVAALAPKALALRKKRWAIVYPNYEYGQSAVATFKAMMKSFQSDVEFVAEQAVPLGKVDAGAVVQALSDAKPDAIFNVLFAADLTRFVREGNTRGLFENRAVVSVLSGEPEYLEPLGADTPSGWIVTGYPWYAIDTPANKTFVEAYRKRYNETPKVGSVVGYASLMSIAQGLKAAGEVDTEKLVDAFAGLKVDTPYGPIQYRKIDHQSTMGVYIGVTAVEDGKGIMKDFTYIDGARLQPPDEQVRKMRPH, from the coding sequence ATGCTCCGTCCCTGCCTGACCCTGCTGCGCCGCGCGCTCGCCCCCGCGCTCCTGGCCCTGGCGCTGACTCCCGTCGCGTCCGCCAAAGACACCAAAGACAAGGAACCGCCGATCCGCATCGGCGAGATCAACAGCTACAAGGCGATTCCCGCCTTCCTCGGCCCGTACAAGAAGGGCTGGCAGCTGGCGCTGGAGGAAGTCAACGCGTCCGGCGGCGTGCTGGGCCGCAAGCTCGAGGTGTTCTCGCGCGACGACAACGGCAACCCCGGCGATTCGGTGCGCGCCGCCCAGGAACTGCTGGCGCGCGAAAAGGTGGACCTGCTGTTCGGCGGCTTCCTGTCCAACACCGGCCTGGCGCTGACCGATTTCGCCAAGCAGCAGCAGGTGTTCTTCCTGGCCGCCGAGCCGCTGACCGACAAGATCACCTGGCAGGAAGGCAACCGCTACACGTACCGCCTGCGGCCATCCACCTGGATGCACGTGGCCGCGCTGGCGCCCAAGGCGCTGGCGCTGCGCAAGAAGCGCTGGGCCATCGTCTACCCCAATTACGAGTACGGGCAATCGGCCGTGGCCACCTTCAAGGCCATGATGAAGTCGTTCCAGTCCGACGTCGAATTCGTCGCCGAGCAGGCCGTGCCGCTGGGCAAGGTCGACGCCGGCGCGGTGGTCCAGGCCCTGTCCGACGCCAAGCCGGACGCCATCTTCAACGTGCTGTTCGCCGCCGACCTGACGCGCTTCGTGCGCGAGGGCAACACCCGCGGCCTGTTCGAGAACCGCGCCGTGGTCTCGGTGCTGTCCGGCGAGCCGGAATACCTGGAGCCGCTGGGCGCCGACACGCCGTCGGGATGGATCGTCACCGGCTACCCCTGGTACGCCATCGACACCCCGGCCAACAAGACCTTCGTCGAGGCCTACCGCAAGCGCTACAACGAGACGCCCAAGGTCGGCTCGGTGGTCGGCTACGCCTCGCTCATGTCGATCGCCCAGGGCCTGAAGGCGGCTGGCGAGGTCGACACCGAAAAACTGGTCGACGCCTTCGCCGGACTGAAAGTGGACACGCCCTACGGCCCGATCCAGTACCGCAAGATCGACCACCAATCGACCATGGGCGTCTACATCGGCGTCACCGCGGTCGAGGACGGCAAGGGCATCATGAAGGACTTCACCTACATCGACGGCGCGCGCCTGCAACCGCCGGACGAACAAGTCCGCAAGATGCGCCCGCACTGA
- the rpmG gene encoding 50S ribosomal protein L33 produces MAKGIREKIKLESTAGTGHFYTTTKNKRNMPEKMLIKKFDPVARKHVDYKETKLK; encoded by the coding sequence ATGGCCAAAGGTATCCGCGAAAAGATCAAGCTCGAGTCGACTGCCGGCACGGGTCATTTCTACACGACCACCAAGAACAAGCGCAACATGCCCGAGAAGATGCTGATCAAGAAGTTTGATCCGGTCGCTCGCAAGCACGTTGACTACAAGGAAACCAAGCTGAAGTAA
- the rpmB gene encoding 50S ribosomal protein L28 yields MARVCQVTGKGPMVGNNVSHANNKTKRRFLPNLQSRRFWVESENRWVRLRVSAKAIRTIDKNGIDAVLADMRARGELA; encoded by the coding sequence ATGGCACGCGTATGCCAAGTGACCGGCAAAGGCCCGATGGTGGGCAACAACGTTTCGCACGCGAACAACAAGACCAAGCGTCGCTTCCTGCCCAACCTGCAATCGCGCCGGTTCTGGGTTGAAAGCGAAAACCGCTGGGTGCGTCTGCGCGTCTCGGCCAAGGCCATCCGCACGATCGACAAGAACGGCATCGACGCCGTGCTGGCCGACATGCGTGCCCGCGGCGAACTGGCCTAA
- a CDS encoding Bcr/CflA family multidrug efflux MFS transporter, translated as MGALTAIGPFAIDMYLPAFPTIAVNLGVPRGDVERTLAAYLIGLALAQVFYGPMADRYGRKPPLMVGLALFMIASLGCALAGSVEALTGWRVVQAMGGAAGIVIPRAVIRDHYETHEAARAMSLLMLIMGLAPILAPLAGGQLLGIASWRSLFWVMLAGGAMLMTAVVLIMKESLTPERVVPLRWHTIVQNYRALFAHRGFMAHSLAGGFGQAGMFAYIIGSPRVFIELYGVDPKYYGLLFGTNALSLIICSQISARLLRTHTPRQLQRRALTALACASLAAVALTLVGWMTLPLLMACLICYMGSQGFVNPNSAALALSDQGKRLGAASALLGTLQLSCGALAGFAVSAWQTDSALPLTTTLATCACLSWLSGRVAQSHPA; from the coding sequence ATGGGCGCCCTGACGGCGATCGGTCCTTTCGCCATCGACATGTACCTGCCGGCGTTCCCGACGATCGCCGTCAACCTCGGCGTGCCGCGCGGCGACGTCGAGCGCACGCTGGCGGCCTACCTGATCGGCCTGGCGCTGGCGCAGGTGTTCTACGGCCCGATGGCCGACCGCTACGGTCGCAAGCCGCCGCTGATGGTGGGGCTGGCGCTCTTCATGATCGCGTCGCTGGGCTGCGCCCTGGCCGGCTCGGTCGAGGCGCTGACCGGCTGGCGGGTGGTGCAGGCGATGGGCGGCGCGGCCGGCATCGTGATTCCGCGCGCCGTCATCCGCGACCACTACGAAACCCACGAAGCGGCGCGCGCCATGTCGCTGCTGATGCTGATCATGGGCCTGGCGCCGATCCTCGCGCCGCTGGCCGGCGGACAACTGCTGGGCATCGCCAGCTGGCGCAGCCTGTTCTGGGTGATGCTGGCCGGCGGCGCCATGCTGATGACGGCGGTCGTGCTCATCATGAAGGAATCGCTGACGCCCGAGCGGGTGGTGCCGCTGCGCTGGCACACCATCGTGCAGAACTACCGCGCCCTGTTCGCGCACCGCGGCTTCATGGCGCACAGCCTGGCCGGCGGCTTCGGCCAGGCCGGCATGTTCGCCTACATCATCGGCTCGCCGCGGGTGTTCATCGAACTGTACGGCGTCGACCCCAAGTATTACGGCCTGCTGTTCGGCACCAACGCGCTGTCGCTCATCATCTGCTCGCAGATCAGCGCGCGCCTGCTGCGCACCCACACCCCGCGCCAGCTGCAGCGCCGCGCCCTGACTGCGCTGGCCTGCGCCAGCCTGGCGGCGGTGGCGCTGACCCTGGTGGGCTGGATGACGCTGCCGCTGCTGATGGCCTGCCTGATCTGCTACATGGGCAGCCAGGGCTTCGTGAATCCCAACTCGGCGGCGCTGGCGCTGTCCGACCAGGGCAAGCGGCTGGGCGCGGCCTCGGCGCTATTGGGGACGCTTCAACTGTCGTGCGGCGCGCTGGCCGGTTTCGCCGTCAGCGCCTGGCAGACCGACAGCGCCCTGCCGCTGACGACCACGCTGGCCACCTGCGCCTGCCTGTCCTGGCTGTCGGGGCGCGTGGCGCAATCGCACCCGGCCTGA
- a CDS encoding class I SAM-dependent methyltransferase: MSPLLSVVERKLQALPVTVQLVLPDGTVVGPPDPRVRFVTHDKTALAHLAEGAVGVLGQDYVEGRIDIEGSMRDVMAAAAALLPGSPVDAARGGWLTELVRKVMSVWRHSVERDARQIEFHYDLSDDFYALWLDPRRVYSCAYYREPGMDLAQAQEAKLDHICRKLRLRPGERFLDVGAGWGGLLLWAAEHYGVDATGITLSRNQHAHVTRLIQEKGLGDRVRVELLDYRKLDEAAPYDKIASVGMFEHVGRAQLEGYFAKLRRLLRPGGLIMNHGITAAGVYNAELGSGMGEFIEKYIFPGGELTHISVVMEAMTNGGLEEVDVENLRPHYARTLWAWSDALEANLAEAARILGGEQGERSLRAYRLYLAGCAMGFEHGWIALHQIVGQHPATGRPDELDNPPDLAYPWRRDYMYRDPDPKA; this comes from the coding sequence GTGAGTCCTTTGTTGTCTGTTGTGGAACGCAAGCTCCAGGCCTTGCCCGTCACTGTCCAGCTGGTGCTGCCCGATGGCACCGTGGTCGGGCCGCCGGATCCCAGGGTGCGGTTCGTGACGCACGACAAGACCGCGCTGGCCCACCTGGCCGAGGGCGCCGTCGGCGTGCTGGGGCAGGACTACGTCGAAGGCCGCATCGATATCGAAGGGTCGATGCGCGACGTGATGGCGGCGGCCGCGGCGCTGCTGCCGGGTTCGCCGGTGGACGCGGCGCGCGGCGGCTGGCTGACCGAGCTGGTGCGCAAGGTGATGTCGGTGTGGCGTCACTCGGTGGAGCGCGACGCCCGCCAGATCGAATTCCATTACGACCTGTCCGACGATTTCTACGCCCTGTGGCTGGATCCGCGCCGCGTCTATTCCTGCGCCTACTACCGCGAGCCGGGCATGGACCTGGCGCAGGCCCAGGAGGCCAAGCTGGACCACATCTGCCGCAAATTGCGGCTGCGGCCGGGCGAGCGCTTCCTCGACGTGGGCGCGGGCTGGGGCGGCTTGCTGCTGTGGGCCGCCGAGCACTACGGCGTGGACGCCACCGGCATCACGCTGTCGCGCAACCAGCATGCGCACGTCACCCGGCTGATCCAGGAAAAGGGCCTGGGCGACCGGGTGCGGGTGGAACTGCTGGACTATCGCAAGCTCGACGAGGCCGCGCCCTATGACAAGATCGCCTCGGTCGGCATGTTCGAGCACGTCGGCCGGGCCCAGCTGGAAGGCTATTTCGCCAAGCTGCGCCGGCTGCTCAGGCCGGGCGGGCTGATCATGAACCACGGCATCACCGCGGCCGGCGTCTACAACGCCGAGCTGGGCAGCGGCATGGGCGAATTCATCGAGAAGTACATCTTCCCCGGCGGCGAGCTGACCCACATCAGCGTCGTCATGGAGGCCATGACCAACGGCGGCCTGGAAGAGGTGGACGTCGAAAACCTGCGACCGCACTACGCCCGGACCCTGTGGGCCTGGAGCGACGCGCTCGAGGCCAATCTGGCCGAGGCCGCGCGCATCCTGGGCGGCGAGCAGGGCGAGCGTTCGCTGCGCGCCTATCGGCTCTATCTGGCCGGTTGCGCCATGGGCTTCGAGCACGGCTGGATCGCGCTGCACCAGATCGTGGGCCAACACCCGGCCACGGGGCGTCCCGACGAGCTCGACAATCCGCCCGACCTGGCCTATCCATGGCGGCGCGATTACATGTATCGGGACCCCGATCCGAAGGCTTGA
- a CDS encoding ABC transporter substrate-binding protein yields MRFTPVKTLAAAAVLFAFAGSAQAADAPQCELKRPINFGAMNWESNLVLVDVERFIMEKGYGCKTETLPTETLPALAALERGDLDINTEIWLNSVADPWERAEKTGRVKRIGDLYMGGEAWYIPRYTAERLPELKSAADLPKFKDQFKDPEEPGKGRFYGCPAGWGCEVTSTNLFHALKLDDTYTLYSPGTGAAQKAALMSAYKRKQNVVFYYWSPTPLVGAMDLVKLEMPPYDADKHKCLTSPKCAKPEPSAYPDNPVFTAVNTKFSQEAPVLTEFLSKVSVPLPVMNETLAHMEETGDESGAVAKWFLKTKPDVWTKWVPADVAGRVQSAL; encoded by the coding sequence ATGCGTTTCACCCCCGTCAAGACCCTGGCCGCCGCGGCCGTCTTGTTTGCCTTCGCCGGATCGGCCCAAGCCGCCGATGCGCCGCAATGCGAACTCAAGCGTCCGATCAATTTCGGCGCCATGAACTGGGAATCCAACCTGGTCCTGGTCGATGTCGAACGTTTCATCATGGAAAAGGGCTACGGTTGCAAGACCGAAACCTTGCCCACCGAGACCTTGCCGGCCCTGGCCGCGCTCGAGCGCGGTGACCTGGATATCAATACCGAGATCTGGCTGAACAGCGTCGCCGACCCCTGGGAACGCGCCGAAAAGACCGGCCGCGTCAAGCGGATCGGCGATCTCTACATGGGCGGCGAGGCCTGGTACATCCCGCGCTACACCGCCGAGCGCCTGCCCGAACTGAAGTCCGCGGCCGACCTGCCGAAGTTCAAGGACCAGTTCAAGGACCCCGAGGAACCCGGCAAGGGCCGTTTCTACGGCTGCCCGGCGGGCTGGGGCTGCGAAGTCACCAGCACCAACCTGTTCCACGCCCTCAAGCTGGACGACACCTACACGCTGTACTCGCCGGGCACCGGTGCGGCGCAGAAGGCGGCCCTGATGTCGGCCTACAAGCGCAAGCAGAACGTGGTCTTCTACTACTGGTCGCCCACGCCGCTGGTTGGCGCCATGGACCTGGTCAAGCTCGAAATGCCGCCCTACGACGCCGACAAGCACAAGTGCCTGACGTCGCCCAAGTGCGCCAAGCCCGAGCCCAGCGCCTATCCCGACAATCCCGTCTTCACCGCGGTGAACACCAAGTTCTCGCAGGAAGCGCCGGTGCTGACCGAGTTCCTGTCGAAGGTCTCGGTGCCGCTGCCCGTGATGAACGAAACCCTGGCCCACATGGAAGAAACCGGCGACGAGTCCGGCGCCGTGGCCAAGTGGTTCCTGAAGACCAAGCCCGACGTCTGGACCAAGTGGGTCCCTGCCGACGTCGCCGGGCGCGTGCAAAGCGCGCTGTAA
- a CDS encoding ABC transporter permease, with protein sequence MFPEIIPARQVRGAIDGFVDHLVTNYADTLETLSQPVLHALVWLEQVLRSSPWWAVVGVTIVIAWLVSRRIGLSLAMGALLCVIGVLGLWDAGMQTLALMIMAAGLSVIIGIPLGVLMARVNWLRSIMLPVLDVMQTMPSFVYLIPVVMLFGLGKIPAIIATVIYAVPPLIRLTDLGIRLVDREVLEASRAFGANPRQQLFGVQLPLALPNIMAGINQTTMMALSMVVIASMIGARGLGYEVLLGINRLEVGRGLLAGLGIVVLAVLFDRITQSYGQRMRMGGQR encoded by the coding sequence ATGTTCCCTGAAATCATTCCCGCCCGTCAGGTGCGGGGGGCCATCGACGGATTCGTCGATCACCTGGTCACCAATTACGCCGACACCCTGGAGACGCTGTCCCAGCCCGTGCTGCACGCCCTGGTGTGGCTGGAGCAGGTGCTGCGCAGCTCGCCGTGGTGGGCCGTGGTCGGCGTCACCATCGTCATCGCCTGGCTGGTCAGCCGCCGCATCGGCCTGAGCCTGGCCATGGGCGCGCTGCTGTGCGTCATCGGCGTGCTCGGCCTGTGGGACGCCGGCATGCAGACGCTGGCGCTGATGATCATGGCGGCCGGGCTGTCGGTCATCATCGGCATTCCCCTGGGCGTGCTGATGGCGCGCGTCAACTGGCTGCGTTCGATCATGCTGCCGGTGCTGGACGTGATGCAGACCATGCCCAGCTTCGTGTACCTGATTCCGGTCGTGATGCTGTTCGGCCTGGGCAAGATCCCGGCCATCATCGCCACCGTGATCTACGCCGTGCCGCCGCTGATCCGCCTGACCGACCTGGGCATCCGCCTGGTCGATCGCGAGGTGCTGGAAGCGTCGCGCGCCTTTGGCGCCAACCCGCGCCAGCAGCTGTTCGGCGTGCAGCTGCCGCTGGCCCTGCCCAACATCATGGCCGGCATCAACCAGACCACGATGATGGCGCTGTCGATGGTGGTGATCGCCTCCATGATCGGCGCGCGCGGCCTGGGGTATGAAGTGCTGCTCGGCATCAACCGCCTGGAAGTGGGCCGCGGCCTGCTGGCGGGCCTGGGCATCGTGGTGCTGGCCGTGCTGTTCGACCGGATCACGCAATCGTATGGACAGCGCATGCGCATGGGAGGCCAGCGATGA
- a CDS encoding quaternary amine ABC transporter ATP-binding protein has translation MSKIEVKNIYKIFGPHPKKWLQAAQGGMSKEALLAESGHTLGLRDISLSIEEGSIYVIMGLSGSGKSTLIRHFNRLIEPSAGHILVDGVDVVSLNKRDLETFRQKKMSMVFQRFGLFPHRTVLDNAAYGLAVQGVGRAEREQRAREWLEQVGLSGFEQQYPHQLSGGMQQRVGLARALATDAEILLMDEAFSALDPLIRREMQDQLLQLQSKLNKTIVFITHDLDEALRLGNRIAILKDGELVQEGTPEDILLNPANDYVQSFLQDVNRTKVLNVTHAVNPARLTLTMRSRPAHSVDRMRALNYEYAPVLDGKRLAGVLTLVAAEQAVREGGRDVSRFVEDLASVPATAGLGEVLAQLVHSDQPVAVTGENDEFIGMLSRKKVVELVTPVLAETAPTDESGMSAETPAEGSQAAQAELQGQPQPAQRGEAA, from the coding sequence ATGAGCAAGATCGAAGTCAAGAACATCTACAAGATTTTCGGGCCGCATCCGAAGAAGTGGCTGCAAGCCGCGCAGGGCGGCATGAGCAAGGAAGCGCTGCTGGCCGAAAGCGGCCACACGCTGGGCCTGCGCGACATCAGCCTGTCGATCGAAGAGGGCAGCATCTACGTCATCATGGGCCTGTCGGGTTCCGGCAAGTCGACGCTGATCCGCCACTTCAACCGCCTGATCGAGCCGAGCGCCGGCCACATCCTGGTCGATGGCGTCGACGTGGTCAGCCTGAACAAGCGCGACCTGGAGACCTTCCGCCAGAAGAAGATGAGCATGGTGTTCCAGCGCTTCGGCCTGTTCCCGCACCGCACCGTGCTGGACAACGCCGCCTACGGCCTGGCCGTGCAGGGCGTTGGCCGCGCCGAGCGCGAGCAGCGCGCCCGCGAATGGCTGGAACAGGTCGGCCTGTCGGGCTTCGAGCAGCAGTATCCGCACCAGCTGTCGGGCGGCATGCAGCAGCGCGTCGGCCTGGCGCGGGCGCTGGCCACCGATGCCGAGATACTGCTGATGGACGAGGCCTTCTCGGCGCTCGACCCGCTGATCCGCCGCGAGATGCAGGACCAGCTGCTGCAACTGCAGTCCAAGCTCAACAAGACCATCGTCTTCATCACCCATGACCTGGACGAGGCGCTGCGCCTGGGCAACCGCATCGCCATCCTGAAGGACGGCGAACTGGTGCAGGAAGGCACGCCGGAAGACATCCTGCTGAACCCGGCCAACGATTACGTGCAGTCGTTCCTGCAGGACGTGAACCGCACCAAGGTGCTGAACGTGACCCACGCCGTGAACCCGGCGCGCCTGACGCTGACCATGCGTTCGCGTCCGGCCCATTCAGTCGATCGCATGCGCGCGCTGAACTACGAGTATGCGCCGGTGCTGGACGGCAAGCGCCTGGCCGGCGTGCTGACGCTGGTCGCGGCCGAGCAGGCCGTGCGCGAGGGCGGGCGCGACGTGTCGCGCTTCGTCGAGGATCTGGCCTCGGTGCCGGCCACGGCCGGCCTGGGCGAGGTGCTGGCGCAGCTGGTGCACAGCGACCAGCCGGTGGCGGTGACGGGCGAGAACGATGAGTTCATCGGCATGCTGTCGCGCAAGAAGGTGGTCGAACTGGTGACGCCGGTGCTGGCCGAGACGGCGCCTACGGACGAGTCCGGCATGTCCGCCGAGACGCCTGCGGAAGGCAGCCAGGCGGCGCAAGCCGAACTGCAGGGCCAGCCGCAACCCGCGCAGCGGGGCGAGGCGGCCTGA
- a CDS encoding tautomerase family protein, translating into MPILNVQIMQGHSAAQKTALLKAASQAVVESIAAPLSSVRIVLQEIPAEHVIVAGEIGKAMARVDAALIEGRDEAKKSALIAALNQAVCASIGISGEDVRVLIRDVPKTDMGVANGLSAKAAGR; encoded by the coding sequence ATGCCAATCTTGAATGTCCAGATCATGCAGGGCCATTCGGCCGCCCAGAAGACCGCGTTGCTGAAGGCGGCCTCGCAGGCGGTCGTGGAAAGCATCGCCGCGCCGCTGTCCAGCGTGCGCATCGTGCTGCAGGAAATCCCCGCCGAACATGTGATCGTGGCGGGCGAGATCGGCAAGGCCATGGCGCGCGTCGACGCGGCGCTGATCGAGGGCCGTGACGAAGCGAAGAAGTCGGCGCTGATCGCGGCGCTGAACCAGGCCGTGTGCGCCAGCATCGGCATCTCGGGCGAGGACGTGCGGGTGCTGATCCGCGACGTGCCCAAGACCGACATGGGCGTGGCCAACGGCCTGAGCGCCAAGGCCGCGGGCCGCTGA
- a CDS encoding LacI family DNA-binding transcriptional regulator, whose translation MATGKDKGSVTVDDVAAEAGVSIKTVSRVLNNEPNTSEKTRAKVMAAIALLRYQPNPSARRLASKRSDLIMLVYDNPSDNYLINIQHGALDACKRYFYSLLLHPCDYRAPDLAAQIVQAARQHASAGLVLTPPLSDVRALIEALDHGDVPYVRLAPGSPSARGLEVSTDDRAAARDMTRYLLDLGHRRIGFVAGHPDHGAVGERLHGYRDALAEQGVAYDPTLVEQGLHSFDSGGQCGQRLLDRAQRPTAIFAANDDMAAGVLYTAHARGLKVPQELSVAGYDDTPLSRQTWPKLTTLRQPIREMAYAAVEQLASREPQARVRTLGYELVVRDSTRPPG comes from the coding sequence ATGGCGACCGGCAAGGACAAGGGCTCCGTCACCGTCGATGACGTGGCGGCCGAAGCGGGCGTGTCGATCAAGACCGTCTCGCGGGTGCTGAACAACGAGCCGAACACCAGCGAGAAGACCCGCGCCAAGGTCATGGCGGCGATCGCCTTGCTGAGATATCAGCCCAATCCGTCGGCCCGCCGGCTGGCCAGCAAGCGCTCGGACCTGATCATGCTGGTCTACGACAATCCCAGCGACAACTACCTGATCAACATCCAGCACGGCGCGCTCGACGCCTGCAAGCGCTATTTCTACAGCCTGCTGCTGCATCCCTGCGACTACCGCGCGCCCGACCTGGCCGCGCAGATCGTGCAGGCGGCGCGGCAGCACGCCAGCGCCGGGCTGGTGCTGACACCGCCGTTGTCCGACGTGCGCGCGCTGATCGAGGCGCTGGACCACGGCGACGTGCCCTATGTGCGGCTGGCGCCGGGTTCGCCCAGTGCCCGGGGGCTGGAAGTCAGCACCGACGATCGTGCCGCGGCGCGCGACATGACCCGCTACCTGCTGGACCTGGGCCATCGCCGGATCGGCTTCGTGGCCGGCCATCCCGACCACGGCGCGGTGGGCGAGCGCCTGCACGGCTACCGCGACGCGCTGGCGGAGCAGGGCGTGGCCTACGACCCCACGCTGGTGGAGCAGGGCCTGCATTCGTTCGACTCGGGGGGGCAGTGCGGCCAGCGCCTGCTCGACCGCGCGCAGCGGCCAACCGCGATCTTCGCGGCCAACGACGACATGGCGGCGGGCGTGCTGTACACGGCGCACGCGCGCGGCCTCAAGGTGCCGCAGGAATTGTCGGTGGCGGGCTACGACGACACGCCGCTGTCGCGCCAGACCTGGCCCAAGCTGACCACGTTGCGCCAGCCGATCCGCGAGATGGCCTACGCGGCGGTCGAGCAGTTGGCCTCGCGCGAACCGCAGGCGCGGGTGCGCACGCTCGGCTACGAGCTGGTGGTGCGGGATTCGACCCGCCCGCCCGGCTGA
- a CDS encoding NAD-dependent epimerase/dehydratase family protein — translation MTTPLPPARIIVTGATGQLGRKALAILARQPWCEHLVGIDLHADASVFSPELRDRLTLVAADLQRPDPDWTRHFAGADAVLHLAARHSTPDASWEEALGSYDMTLNVLTAAATQGVRRLVFSSSNHAMGGYKDLPLAATIGPGKLTARTEPAPGTRWFDGEREVHSLAYGTSKVMGERLCRAYSAVTQGKLSTVIARIGWILPDDNDPRDMTYSGVAHQRAPAPASLDEPARRALAWFHNMWLSNGDFERLLLATLTADASGWQDGSVTVNGVSANQGSAWNVADARDSIGYAPQDDVQKRLR, via the coding sequence GTGACCACTCCCCTGCCCCCCGCCCGCATCATCGTTACCGGCGCCACCGGCCAGCTCGGCCGCAAGGCCCTGGCCATCCTGGCGCGCCAGCCCTGGTGCGAGCACCTGGTCGGCATCGACCTGCACGCGGACGCCAGCGTCTTCAGCCCCGAGCTGCGCGACCGCCTGACCCTGGTGGCGGCCGACCTGCAACGGCCCGATCCCGACTGGACCCGCCACTTCGCCGGGGCGGACGCTGTGCTGCACCTGGCGGCGCGCCACTCGACGCCCGACGCCAGCTGGGAAGAGGCGCTGGGCTCCTACGACATGACGCTGAACGTGCTGACCGCCGCCGCCACGCAGGGCGTGCGCCGGCTGGTGTTCTCGTCGTCCAACCACGCCATGGGCGGCTACAAGGACTTGCCGCTGGCCGCCACGATCGGGCCGGGCAAGCTCACCGCGCGCACCGAGCCCGCGCCCGGCACCCGCTGGTTCGACGGCGAACGCGAGGTGCATTCGCTGGCCTACGGCACCTCGAAGGTGATGGGCGAGCGGCTGTGCCGCGCCTATTCCGCCGTCACGCAGGGCAAGCTGTCCACCGTGATCGCGCGTATCGGCTGGATCCTGCCGGACGACAACGATCCGCGCGACATGACCTATTCCGGCGTGGCGCACCAGCGCGCGCCGGCGCCCGCATCGCTGGACGAGCCCGCCCGCCGCGCGCTGGCGTGGTTCCACAACATGTGGCTGTCCAATGGGGATTTCGAACGGCTGTTGCTCGCCACGCTGACGGCGGATGCGTCGGGCTGGCAGGACGGCAGCGTCACCGTGAATGGCGTGTCGGCCAACCAGGGCAGCGCGTGGAACGTGGCCGACGCCCGCGACAGCATCGGCTATGCGCCGCAGGATGACGTGCAGAAGCGCCTGCGCTGA